A region of Streptomyces cinnamoneus DNA encodes the following proteins:
- a CDS encoding pyridoxal-phosphate dependent enzyme: MPLTPVVALQLSVEGRPGTLWLKLESHNPHGSVKGRTALALWQDVAERVDPEFGIIESTSGNLGLALAAVAASHRVPFTAVVDPRSSASLVDAVRALHGDVVRIEEPDGAGGYLLSRLAYIRERLVHQPRLIWPNQYANPASPAVHARETAPELRAQTHGRPAHVLIAVSTGGTLAGFRDFMSVARPDWELYGVDVVGSAALGGPSGARVLSGIGASRPSTFLPEGHRPTVRVTPQEAVSACLWLAESTGVGVGGSSGALIATALRILRGNPRRTDVACLCPDGADRYLDTVYCASWRERRGLVPVDVGRGVEILSVVHPPRDPDTGSAAWSAARRAPVPGDAREGRLP; this comes from the coding sequence GTGCCGCTCACTCCGGTTGTCGCTCTGCAGCTTTCCGTCGAGGGTCGTCCCGGAACTCTCTGGCTCAAATTGGAGTCACACAATCCGCACGGCTCGGTGAAGGGCCGCACCGCCCTCGCCCTCTGGCAGGACGTCGCCGAGCGGGTGGACCCCGAATTCGGCATCATCGAGTCCACTTCCGGGAACCTGGGGCTCGCCCTCGCGGCCGTCGCCGCCTCACACCGGGTCCCCTTCACGGCCGTCGTGGACCCCCGCAGCAGCGCGTCCCTGGTGGACGCGGTGCGCGCCCTCCACGGGGACGTGGTCAGGATCGAGGAACCGGACGGCGCCGGAGGGTACCTCCTCAGCAGGCTCGCCTACATCCGCGAGAGACTCGTCCACCAGCCACGGCTCATCTGGCCCAACCAGTACGCCAACCCCGCCAGTCCCGCGGTGCACGCCCGTGAGACGGCGCCCGAGCTACGCGCGCAGACGCACGGCCGGCCGGCCCACGTCCTGATCGCCGTCTCCACCGGCGGAACCCTGGCGGGCTTCCGCGACTTCATGAGCGTGGCCCGCCCCGACTGGGAGCTCTACGGCGTCGACGTCGTGGGGTCGGCCGCCCTCGGCGGCCCCTCCGGCGCCCGGGTCCTCTCCGGCATAGGCGCCAGCCGCCCGTCGACGTTCCTCCCGGAAGGCCACCGGCCCACCGTCCGGGTCACCCCGCAGGAAGCGGTGAGCGCCTGCCTGTGGCTGGCGGAGAGCACCGGGGTCGGCGTCGGCGGCAGCTCGGGCGCGCTCATCGCCACGGCCCTGCGGATCCTGCGCGGCAACCCCCGCCGCACCGACGTCGCCTGCCTGTGCCCGGACGGCGCCGACCGCTACCTCGACACCGTCTACTGCGCCTCCTGGCGCGAACGCCGGGGCCTGGTCCCGGTGGACGTCGGCCGGGGCGTCGAGATCCTGTCCGTCGTCCACCCGCCGCGGGACCCGGACACCGGCAGCGCCGCCTGGTCCGCGGCCCGCCGGGCGCCGGTCCCCGGCGACGCCAGGGAGGGACGCCTGCCATGA
- a CDS encoding MFS transporter, producing MPFLAAYLEQGLGMSAALVGLVLGARNLSQQGLFILGGSAADRLGPRVVIIAGCALRTVGFALFAFGSSLWLLLCASVLTGLAAALFYPAVRTYVALESGDRKAEAFALLNVYATSGSLIGLLLGSVLFLADFRLCALVAAAVFGLLTVAQAMVLPTRGVVEAGRSATVFADWREAFCNRRFLLFSFATTGMFTMENQLYLLLPEGALAASGWKGSAGVLLAAGALANMVFQLRITRALERNGGGTRWISSGLVVMGLSFLPPLLICGTEPPAGTKEAVARMVVMVLGSVLLFFGIMVAHPTAMELIPQFGRESLTGTYFGLFYVFSGLAATGGNAVVGRAMDLGHQVGMEWLPWVCCLSFGMASAGAVALLYRTGMLPGRTVVAAVPVAEGAGGGAAVVPRSGAPVVPMTPSPVKTPKGPASALDAASANGDGGRSQDSARLPLPARPSDEATEQPPR from the coding sequence ATGCCGTTTCTCGCGGCATATCTGGAGCAGGGTCTCGGGATGTCGGCCGCGCTCGTCGGACTGGTCCTCGGCGCGCGAAATCTCAGTCAGCAGGGGCTGTTCATCCTGGGCGGCTCCGCGGCCGACCGGCTGGGCCCCCGGGTCGTGATCATCGCCGGCTGTGCCCTGCGGACCGTGGGTTTCGCGCTCTTCGCCTTCGGCAGTTCCCTGTGGCTGCTGCTCTGCGCCTCCGTGCTCACGGGGCTGGCGGCGGCGCTGTTCTACCCGGCCGTCCGCACCTACGTGGCGCTGGAGTCGGGCGACCGCAAGGCCGAGGCGTTCGCGCTGCTGAACGTCTACGCCACCAGTGGTTCACTGATCGGACTGCTGCTGGGCAGCGTGCTGTTCCTCGCCGACTTCCGGCTGTGCGCCCTGGTGGCCGCCGCGGTCTTCGGGCTGCTGACCGTCGCCCAGGCGATGGTCCTGCCGACGCGCGGGGTCGTCGAGGCCGGCCGCTCCGCCACCGTCTTCGCGGACTGGCGGGAGGCGTTCTGCAACCGCCGGTTCCTGCTCTTCTCCTTCGCCACGACCGGCATGTTCACCATGGAGAACCAGCTCTACCTCCTCCTGCCGGAAGGCGCCCTGGCGGCCTCGGGCTGGAAGGGGTCGGCCGGGGTGCTGCTGGCGGCGGGTGCGCTGGCGAACATGGTGTTCCAACTGCGCATCACCAGAGCCCTGGAACGCAACGGCGGCGGCACCCGGTGGATCAGCTCGGGGCTCGTCGTGATGGGCCTGAGCTTCCTGCCGCCGCTGCTGATCTGCGGCACCGAGCCGCCGGCCGGCACCAAGGAGGCGGTCGCGCGCATGGTCGTGATGGTGCTCGGATCGGTGCTGCTCTTCTTCGGCATCATGGTCGCCCACCCGACCGCCATGGAGCTGATCCCCCAGTTCGGCCGGGAGAGCCTGACCGGCACGTACTTCGGCCTCTTCTACGTCTTCTCCGGGCTCGCGGCCACTGGCGGGAACGCGGTGGTGGGGCGGGCGATGGACCTCGGCCATCAGGTGGGGATGGAGTGGCTGCCCTGGGTGTGCTGCCTGTCCTTCGGCATGGCCTCCGCCGGCGCCGTGGCCCTGCTGTACCGGACCGGCATGCTTCCCGGCCGGACCGTGGTCGCCGCGGTGCCGGTGGCCGAAGGGGCGGGAGGCGGCGCGGCCGTGGTCCCGCGGTCGGGGGCACCGGTGGTCCCCATGACCCCCTCCCCAGTGAAGACGCCGAAGGGTCCGGCGTCCGCCCTCGACGCGGCGTCCGCGAACGGCGACGGCGGCAGGTCGCAGGACTCCGCCAGGCTGCCCCTGCCTGCGCGTCCCTCCGACGAGGCGACGGAACAGCCACCCCGCTGA
- a CDS encoding polysaccharide deacetylase family protein, protein MTASEERDQATQRHPWQWEEAEWRGVVERVRAGRSLKPDVWPQGARAAVALSFDTDHETIPLRDGQTGPGKLSQGEYGARVGSPRVLALLERRSIPATFFMPAVCALMRPQEAREYSLRGHEIGIHGWIHERNMELDPKSERDLAFRCADTLERVSGQRPVGIRTPSWDFSDHTLDISRELGLLYDSSLMADDDPYEILADGEPTGIVELPPEWIRDDDIYFEMDRYSPLRPHGMPRQVVGGIWRDEFDVAYEEGGLFQLTMHPHVIGHRSRITVLEELLAHIEGHEGIWYATHAEIARYVKDQAKRSTESSS, encoded by the coding sequence ATGACCGCATCCGAAGAGCGCGATCAGGCGACGCAGCGGCACCCCTGGCAGTGGGAGGAGGCGGAGTGGCGCGGCGTCGTCGAACGGGTGCGCGCCGGGCGGAGCTTGAAGCCCGACGTGTGGCCCCAAGGGGCGCGCGCCGCCGTCGCCCTGTCCTTCGACACCGACCACGAGACGATCCCGCTGCGCGACGGGCAGACCGGACCGGGCAAGCTCTCACAGGGCGAGTACGGCGCCCGCGTGGGCTCTCCCCGGGTCCTCGCGCTGCTGGAGCGCCGCTCCATCCCCGCCACCTTCTTCATGCCGGCCGTCTGCGCCCTGATGCGGCCTCAGGAAGCCCGGGAGTACAGCCTTCGAGGGCATGAGATCGGCATTCACGGCTGGATCCACGAGCGCAACATGGAGCTCGACCCGAAGAGCGAACGGGACCTGGCCTTCCGCTGCGCGGACACCCTGGAGCGCGTCAGCGGGCAGCGTCCGGTCGGCATCCGCACGCCCTCCTGGGACTTCAGCGACCACACCCTGGACATCAGCCGTGAACTCGGCCTGCTGTACGACTCGTCGCTCATGGCGGACGACGATCCGTACGAGATTCTCGCCGACGGTGAGCCGACGGGAATCGTGGAGCTGCCGCCCGAATGGATTCGTGACGACGACATCTACTTCGAGATGGACCGCTATTCCCCGCTGCGTCCGCACGGCATGCCGCGCCAAGTGGTCGGTGGAATATGGCGGGACGAGTTCGATGTCGCCTACGAGGAGGGCGGGCTCTTCCAGTTGACGATGCACCCCCATGTGATCGGCCATCGATCAAGGATCACCGTCCTCGAAGAGCTGCTGGCGCACATCGAAGGCCACGAGGGCATCTGGTACGCCACCCACGCGGAAATCGCCCGCTATGTAAAAGATCAGGCCAAACGGTCGACGGAGTCCAGTTCGTAA
- a CDS encoding NHL repeat-containing protein, with protein sequence MTAIEDPDADTAPSAERVITTLAGTGEAGSSGDGAPALRATLDQPRAVAVERTGHVLVAEWKGHRVRRIAPDGTITTVAGTGVPGYGGDGGPAVDALLNEPGGLALDDEGNLYVADYWNHRIRRISPDGLIVTVAGTGRPGHGGDGGPALAARFNEPRGLALDARGNLYVAEWKGHRVRRIAPDGTITTVAGMGEPGFGADGVAATSSALHNPIDVAVDRAGDLYIADCWTHRVRKVSPDGVITTVAGTGRPGFDGDGGPAARTRLDQPRGVDFDDAGNLYVADSLNQRIRVVAPDGRIATVAGGGAPDHDEDGGPALGAELYFPRAVAAAPNGDLLVAECDSHRVRRVTTVVGSPGAAARPGAVPDLSVEPVAPATVRRGQDFWLGARLRAVGAGAPEKTDLVLELALPEGLVVSDEGARGPVRRTYPGGGPEATGGALDGVFRVRAPETTRPGRYEAALTVRRGTGPGARRTVRVLSVVVAAPLPVTDERAFTVVQENVPQAAPGEAAVVNVAYVVPVGTPANPGRIAQRFTAPTGFVFDGRPWYRYPQSPEGAVTKRVAFRMEDGGRTLVVLANPHVNTVAADSGPLVCTLALRALPQAVPGRSDDGSVAVGALAAVPLAAVVVAPGEG encoded by the coding sequence ATGACGGCCATCGAGGACCCGGACGCGGACACCGCGCCCAGCGCCGAACGCGTGATCACCACCCTCGCGGGCACGGGCGAGGCCGGCTCCTCGGGTGACGGGGCACCCGCCCTCCGTGCCACGCTGGACCAGCCGAGAGCGGTCGCCGTCGAACGCACCGGCCACGTGCTCGTGGCGGAGTGGAAGGGCCACCGCGTCCGGCGCATCGCCCCCGACGGCACCATCACCACCGTCGCCGGCACCGGCGTCCCCGGTTACGGCGGCGACGGCGGGCCCGCGGTCGACGCGTTGCTCAACGAACCCGGCGGACTGGCCCTCGACGACGAGGGCAACCTCTACGTCGCCGACTACTGGAACCACCGCATCCGCCGGATCTCCCCCGACGGCCTCATCGTCACCGTCGCCGGCACGGGCCGGCCCGGCCACGGGGGCGACGGCGGCCCCGCCCTCGCGGCCCGCTTCAACGAGCCGCGCGGGCTCGCCCTGGACGCCCGGGGGAACCTCTACGTGGCGGAGTGGAAGGGCCACCGCGTCCGGCGCATCGCCCCCGACGGCACCATCACCACCGTCGCGGGCATGGGCGAGCCGGGGTTCGGCGCCGACGGCGTCGCAGCCACGTCGTCCGCCCTGCACAACCCCATCGACGTGGCGGTCGACCGCGCCGGCGACCTCTACATCGCCGACTGCTGGACGCACCGCGTGCGCAAGGTCTCCCCCGACGGCGTCATCACCACCGTCGCCGGTACGGGCCGGCCGGGCTTCGACGGGGACGGCGGGCCGGCCGCCCGCACCCGCCTCGACCAGCCGCGCGGCGTCGACTTCGACGACGCCGGCAACCTGTACGTCGCCGACTCCCTCAACCAGCGGATCCGCGTGGTGGCGCCGGACGGCCGGATCGCCACCGTCGCCGGCGGCGGCGCGCCGGACCACGACGAGGACGGCGGGCCGGCCCTGGGCGCCGAGCTGTACTTCCCCCGCGCCGTGGCCGCCGCGCCGAACGGCGACCTGCTCGTCGCCGAGTGCGACAGCCACCGGGTGCGCCGGGTCACGACGGTCGTCGGCAGTCCCGGCGCCGCCGCCCGGCCCGGGGCCGTGCCGGACCTGTCGGTGGAGCCGGTGGCGCCGGCCACGGTGCGCCGCGGTCAGGACTTCTGGCTGGGCGCACGCCTCAGGGCGGTCGGCGCCGGGGCCCCCGAGAAGACCGACCTGGTCCTCGAACTGGCGCTGCCCGAGGGCCTCGTCGTCTCCGACGAGGGTGCGCGGGGGCCCGTGCGGCGCACGTACCCGGGCGGGGGCCCGGAGGCCACGGGGGGTGCGCTGGACGGGGTGTTCCGGGTGCGGGCGCCGGAGACCACGCGGCCCGGCCGGTACGAGGCGGCCCTGACGGTGCGGCGGGGCACCGGTCCGGGGGCGCGGCGGACGGTGCGGGTCCTGTCGGTGGTGGTGGCGGCTCCGCTGCCGGTGACCGACGAGCGGGCCTTCACCGTCGTGCAGGAGAACGTGCCGCAGGCCGCGCCCGGCGAGGCCGCCGTGGTCAACGTGGCGTACGTCGTACCCGTCGGCACCCCGGCGAATCCCGGGCGGATCGCCCAGCGCTTCACGGCCCCGACGGGCTTCGTCTTCGACGGGCGCCCGTGGTACCGCTACCCGCAGTCCCCCGAGGGGGCCGTGACCAAGCGGGTGGCGTTCCGGATGGAGGACGGCGGCAGGACCCTCGTCGTCCTCGCGAACCCCCACGTCAACACCGTCGCGGCGGACAGCGGGCCGCTGGTGTGCACGCTCGCGCTGCGTGCCCTGCCGCAGGCGGTGCCGGGCCGGTCCGACGACGGCTCGGTGGCGGTGGGCGCGCTCGCGGCCGTACCGCTGGCGGCGGTGGTCGTGGCCCCCGGGGAGGGGTGA
- a CDS encoding cysteate synthase has translation MKNPEERHYRIVCPLCGRRQEDDGLTLTCASDHEPALLHTEYREKEFRPRPEADGIFRYADWLPVVRSFPQAGRTVVFRSESLSAFLGMPGLRIAFNGYWPERGAFLETCTFKELEAYTVLGRLPEEPVALVVASAGNTAAAFASVCSRYAKPCLLIVPEGGLARLKLREPLHPAVRLVVMDGADYSDAIALSEAVAKLPGFLLEGGVRNVGRRDGLGTVMYAAMEEAGELPEYYFQAVGSAAGAIAVHEAAKRIQRAVPAEGDRPLPRLMLSQNASFAPLQQAWHSGRRALVPAERDRQAIESAYADELTNRFPPYAVHSGVHDVLTESRGDVLTVDKSSALAARQKVLDLESIDLEPAAAVATASLFAAVSEGRVPRDASVLLNLTGGGRGRLARDHVLHQAEPDLRIAAGASLDDALERIRELFASDLCRQSAT, from the coding sequence ATGAAGAACCCGGAAGAGCGGCACTACCGCATCGTCTGTCCGCTGTGCGGGCGGCGGCAGGAGGACGACGGGCTCACGCTCACCTGCGCCAGCGACCACGAGCCGGCGCTGCTGCACACCGAATACCGGGAGAAGGAGTTCAGGCCGCGCCCGGAAGCCGACGGGATCTTCCGGTACGCCGACTGGCTCCCGGTCGTCCGCAGCTTCCCGCAGGCGGGGCGCACGGTGGTGTTCCGCAGCGAGAGCCTGTCCGCCTTCCTCGGCATGCCCGGTCTCAGGATCGCCTTCAACGGCTACTGGCCCGAGCGGGGTGCCTTCCTGGAGACCTGCACGTTCAAGGAACTGGAGGCCTACACGGTCCTCGGCCGGCTGCCGGAGGAACCGGTGGCGCTCGTCGTGGCGTCCGCCGGCAACACGGCCGCCGCGTTCGCCTCGGTCTGCTCCCGGTACGCCAAGCCGTGCCTGCTGATCGTCCCGGAGGGCGGTCTGGCGCGCCTGAAGCTGCGCGAGCCCCTGCACCCCGCGGTGCGGCTGGTCGTGATGGACGGCGCCGACTACTCCGACGCGATCGCGCTGTCCGAAGCGGTGGCCAAGCTGCCGGGCTTCCTCCTGGAGGGCGGCGTGCGCAACGTGGGGCGTCGCGACGGACTCGGCACGGTGATGTACGCGGCGATGGAGGAGGCGGGTGAACTGCCCGAGTACTACTTCCAAGCCGTCGGCAGCGCCGCCGGGGCCATCGCCGTGCACGAGGCGGCCAAGCGGATCCAGCGGGCGGTTCCGGCGGAGGGGGACCGGCCGCTGCCCAGGCTGATGCTCTCGCAGAACGCTTCGTTCGCGCCCTTGCAGCAGGCGTGGCACAGCGGCCGGCGCGCGCTCGTCCCCGCGGAGAGGGACAGGCAGGCGATCGAGAGCGCCTACGCCGACGAGCTCACGAACAGGTTCCCGCCCTACGCCGTGCACTCCGGGGTGCACGACGTGCTGACGGAGAGCCGCGGCGACGTGCTGACTGTCGATAAATCGTCAGCACTGGCGGCCCGGCAGAAGGTCCTGGACCTGGAGTCGATCGACCTGGAACCGGCCGCCGCGGTGGCGACCGCCTCCCTCTTCGCGGCGGTGAGCGAGGGGCGCGTCCCCCGCGACGCCTCCGTCCTGCTCAATCTCACGGGCGGCGGGCGCGGCCGGCTGGCCCGTGACCACGTGCTCCACCAGGCCGAACCGGACCTGCGGATCGCCGCCGGCGCCTCGCTCGACGACGCGCTGGAGCGGATACGGGAGCTGTTCGCCAGCGATCTGTGTCGACAAAGCGCCACGTAG
- a CDS encoding alpha/beta fold hydrolase — translation MLLPLRTQGGRAPFFCVHPAGGASWCYAPLSRYVPADQPLYGIQARGLDGGQEALPYSVRDMAADYVAQIRTVQESGPYHLLGWSFGGIVAQEMAVQLQADGHEVAALVLMDVYPTEPEEAASEEGTGHPDVSDVVVQRAGRFGVELSEEEVGRFGRVILNNARIQRAHTPGGFDGDLLLITAEDEEPQAGGTAERWRPHVSGAIAESGLPCVHDDMAQPDMLSRVWSTVSEWMSSNRNK, via the coding sequence GTGCTGCTCCCCCTCCGGACGCAGGGCGGCCGTGCCCCGTTCTTCTGCGTCCACCCGGCGGGCGGGGCGAGCTGGTGCTACGCGCCGCTGTCCCGCTACGTGCCGGCTGACCAGCCGCTCTACGGGATCCAGGCCCGCGGCCTGGACGGTGGCCAGGAGGCTCTTCCGTACTCGGTCCGGGACATGGCGGCGGACTACGTCGCGCAGATCCGCACCGTGCAGGAATCCGGCCCCTACCACCTGCTCGGCTGGTCCTTCGGCGGGATCGTCGCCCAGGAAATGGCCGTCCAGCTCCAGGCGGACGGCCACGAGGTGGCGGCGCTCGTCCTCATGGACGTGTACCCGACGGAGCCCGAGGAGGCGGCCTCCGAGGAAGGGACCGGACATCCGGACGTCTCGGACGTGGTGGTCCAGCGAGCCGGCCGGTTCGGCGTCGAGCTGTCCGAGGAGGAGGTCGGACGCTTCGGCCGGGTGATCCTCAACAACGCCCGGATCCAGCGCGCCCACACGCCCGGCGGCTTCGACGGGGACCTGCTGCTCATCACCGCGGAGGACGAGGAGCCGCAAGCCGGCGGCACCGCCGAGCGGTGGCGTCCCCACGTCTCCGGCGCGATAGCGGAATCCGGCCTGCCGTGCGTCCACGACGACATGGCGCAGCCCGACATGCTGAGCCGGGTCTGGTCGACCGTCTCGGAGTGGATGTCCTCGAACCGCAACAAATAG